The proteins below come from a single Nitrospinota bacterium genomic window:
- a CDS encoding methyltransferase domain-containing protein, whose protein sequence is MGLFSSEKIELRPELKDLTDKDFELFRKLIYEQSGISLNQSKKELLRTRLRARLTREGYKSYRDYYNFVSSDKSGEALIPLLDDISTNLTSFFREMNHFNFLNSVLPEWIERKGKARDTVFRVWSAGCSTGEEPYSIMFTLLAHLHTNMPPWDIKYLATDISTEVLKKAYLGIYPKEKTDGVPPDYFKAYFQKGEPVKNREMVRVRPDVRKYLTFKRFNLMNHLFPFKYQFDFIFCRNVMIYFDRPTQEVLVAKFHRHLKPGGYLFIGHSESLTGLKNDFKYIQPTIYQK, encoded by the coding sequence ATGGGATTATTTTCTTCTGAAAAAATAGAGTTGCGTCCTGAGCTGAAGGATCTTACAGACAAGGATTTCGAGCTTTTTCGCAAACTGATATACGAACAGAGCGGGATATCGCTCAACCAGTCAAAGAAAGAGCTTTTAAGAACAAGGCTTAGGGCGAGGCTTACAAGAGAAGGTTATAAATCGTACCGGGACTATTATAATTTCGTAAGCAGTGATAAGAGCGGTGAAGCGCTCATCCCGCTTCTGGATGACATTTCTACAAACCTGACATCATTCTTCCGGGAGATGAATCACTTCAACTTCCTGAATTCGGTTTTACCGGAGTGGATAGAGAGAAAGGGTAAGGCACGCGATACGGTTTTCAGGGTCTGGAGCGCAGGCTGTTCAACAGGCGAAGAACCGTATTCGATCATGTTTACCCTGCTGGCACATTTGCATACTAATATGCCCCCTTGGGACATTAAATACCTGGCGACAGACATCTCTACCGAAGTTCTTAAAAAAGCCTATCTCGGCATCTATCCGAAGGAAAAAACGGATGGTGTCCCGCCTGATTATTTCAAGGCATATTTCCAAAAGGGCGAACCTGTTAAAAACAGGGAGATGGTGAGGGTACGGCCCGACGTCAGAAAGTATTTAACCTTTAAAAGGTTTAACCTGATGAATCATCTGTTCCCCTTTAAATACCAGTTTGATTTCATCTTTTGCCGAAACGTCATGATATATTTTGACAGGCCGACTCAAGAGGTGCTTGTCGCGAAGTTCCATCGTCACCTGAAGCCGGGGGGATACCTGTTCATCGGGCATTCTGAAAGCCTCACCGGCCTGAAAAACGATTTTAAATATATCCAACCTACTATTTATCAGAAATAG
- a CDS encoding chemotaxis protein CheW, whose translation MKDTVSEADVRSEEVRKAKADLSANEGKYLTFVLGDEEYGLEILKVREIISVMEITEVPQVPDFIKGVINLRGKVIPVIDLRLKFGMPAVEYTRETCIIVVNVNNLLLGIVVDTVAEVLDIAKENIDPPPSFGSSVDTNFILGMGKVKEKVKILLDIEKVLSVSELEMVAKVEEK comes from the coding sequence ATGAAAGACACTGTCAGCGAAGCCGATGTTCGATCCGAGGAAGTGAGAAAAGCAAAAGCCGACTTGTCGGCAAATGAAGGGAAATATTTAACCTTCGTTCTTGGGGACGAGGAGTATGGGCTGGAAATATTGAAAGTCCGTGAAATTATTAGCGTTATGGAAATAACCGAAGTACCGCAAGTTCCGGATTTTATCAAAGGGGTAATAAACCTTCGAGGCAAGGTTATTCCGGTTATTGATCTGCGTCTGAAATTCGGAATGCCGGCTGTTGAATATACCAGAGAGACATGCATTATCGTAGTAAATGTAAACAATCTCCTTTTGGGCATAGTAGTCGATACAGTTGCCGAGGTTTTAGATATTGCCAAAGAAAATATAGACCCCCCGCCTTCATTCGGAAGCTCCGTAGATACGAATTTCATACTTGGGATGGGCAAGGTAAAGGAAAAGGTGAAGATACTCCTTGATATTGAAAAAGTGCTGTCAGTCTCAGAGCTTGAAATGGTGGCAAAAGTGGAAGAAAAGTAG